From the Planctomycetota bacterium genome, one window contains:
- a CDS encoding Eco57I restriction-modification methylase domain-containing protein has protein sequence MERVNAFDWEREFPQILGPKVPKRRRGFDAVIGNPPYVRPHNLAPAAKAYFWGHYSTFVKKADIYCCFIERGISLLRSGGLLGFIVSDGWLRLDSFEKMRRHLLDSTTVMKILDFTGFVFPRANVLTCILVLSRARASDNAIEVARSEPGANICEVAFRTVPQEAFASTYKCIFDVSMDELAERVKHKIKRMGRCLGEGVDISFGLKTGDDSKFLTRSKRTARHKPLLRGENVHRYSIEFEGEYVWYVPEEMTAHRRTARPGSSERFEQQKVLVRDTGAGLQATLDCEGYYVKDVLIVSDPAKSERRLKMVLGLLNSRLMRFYYETSFPTLHVQRDELASLPLLEVDPGDPVSTEICDRMVALVERMLDLNTRLAKARSVEARSRIERLIDATDRKLDKLVYGLYNLTAGEIRIVEESLG, from the coding sequence GTGGAGCGCGTGAACGCGTTCGATTGGGAGAGGGAGTTTCCGCAGATTCTCGGTCCGAAGGTTCCGAAGAGGCGGCGGGGGTTCGACGCGGTGATCGGGAATCCGCCGTATGTCAGACCTCACAATCTGGCCCCTGCCGCCAAGGCTTACTTCTGGGGGCATTACAGCACGTTTGTAAAGAAGGCTGACATCTACTGCTGCTTCATTGAGCGGGGGATTTCGCTACTCCGGAGTGGAGGCCTTCTCGGATTTATCGTTTCGGACGGATGGTTGCGGCTCGACAGTTTTGAGAAGATGAGGCGCCACCTGCTCGATAGTACCACCGTGATGAAGATCCTTGATTTCACAGGATTCGTTTTTCCTCGGGCCAATGTGCTCACGTGCATCCTTGTTTTGTCGAGAGCCCGCGCTTCGGATAACGCCATTGAGGTTGCGAGGAGCGAACCGGGCGCCAACATTTGCGAGGTCGCATTCAGAACAGTGCCGCAGGAGGCTTTTGCCAGTACCTACAAGTGCATATTCGATGTTTCCATGGACGAACTCGCAGAGCGCGTGAAACACAAGATTAAAAGGATGGGGCGTTGCCTTGGTGAAGGTGTGGATATTTCTTTCGGGCTTAAGACCGGCGACGACTCGAAATTCCTGACTCGTTCTAAACGAACCGCTCGGCATAAACCGCTTTTGCGGGGGGAGAATGTCCACAGGTATAGTATCGAGTTTGAGGGAGAATACGTTTGGTATGTACCCGAAGAAATGACTGCGCACCGCCGAACGGCTCGGCCAGGATCATCGGAGCGTTTTGAGCAGCAGAAAGTTCTGGTGAGGGACACCGGTGCTGGCCTCCAGGCGACTTTGGACTGCGAAGGCTATTATGTCAAAGACGTACTCATTGTCTCTGACCCCGCGAAATCCGAACGACGCTTGAAGATGGTCTTGGGTCTGCTGAATTCGCGTCTTATGCGATTCTACTACGAGACTTCTTTTCCAACTCTTCACGTTCAAAGGGATGAGTTGGCGAGTCTGCCTTTGCTGGAGGTTGACCCTGGGGACCCAGTTTCCACCGAGATATGCGACCGGATGGTGGCCCTGGTGGAGCGCATGCTGGATTTGAACACGCGGTTGGCGAAGGCGCGGAGCGTGGAGGCGCGGTCGCGAATTGAACGACTAATTGATGCCACGGACCGCAAACTTGACAAACTCGTGTATGGGCTGTACAACCTTACGGCAGGGGAAATCCGCATTGTCGAGGAAAGCCTGGGTTGA